The Hevea brasiliensis isolate MT/VB/25A 57/8 chromosome 1, ASM3005281v1, whole genome shotgun sequence genome has a window encoding:
- the LOC110639847 gene encoding uncharacterized protein LOC110639847: protein MLHIVVGGHLELASLDIEETKKMLKNKATKFLKRITLVLASMAKAKTLAFKSKTHDLKARLMIFSMLRHKKILISSISQKLHSIMGQQEHGKDQEDGDNNVGDQSKAIVLYNYGSISLPNPTSLENYDHDDELDDVYGCGYGYSYEEGDDAEKFPDLTHSLFESDIEFEDPGGSVIDLVKNSKKEGEEFRLEDEIDHVADLFIKRFHRQIRMQKQLSIKRQKEMLKRSA from the exons ATGCTGCATATTGTGGTAGGGGGCCATCT GGAATTAGCCAGTTTAGATATAGAGGAAACAAAGAAAATGTTGAAGAACAAAGCAACGAAATTCTTGAAGAGGATAACACTAGTTTTGGCATCAATGGCCAAGGCTAAAACTTTAGCTTTCAAGAGCAAAACCCATGATTTGAAAGCTCGTTTGATGATATTCTCTATGTTAAGGCACAAGAAGATTCTGATAAGCTCCATCTCCCAGAAACTCCATTCCATCATGGGCCAGCAGGAGCATGGCAAAGATCAAGAAGATGGAGATAATAACGTAGGAGACCAAAGCAAGGCCATTGTGCTCTACAACTACGGCTCCATTTCCCTCCCCAATCCCACTTCGCTGGAGAATTATGATCACGACGATGAACTAGACGATGTCTACGGCTGTGGCTATGGCTACAGTTATGAAGAAGGAGATGATGCAGAGAAGTTTCCAGACCTAACCCACTCGTTGTTTGAGTCAGATATAGAGTTTGAAGATCCAGGAGGGTCAGTGATAGATTTGGTGAAGAATTCAAAAAAAGAAGGGGAGGAGTTCAGGTTAGAAGATGAGATAGACCATGTTGCAGACCTGTTCATAAAGAGGTTCCACCGCCAGATAAGGATGCAGAAGCAGCTCTCCATCAAGAGGCAAAAGGAGATGCTTAAAAGGAGTGCCTGA